The Mercurialis annua linkage group LG2, ddMerAnnu1.2, whole genome shotgun sequence genome contains a region encoding:
- the LOC126667038 gene encoding uncharacterized protein LOC126667038 yields the protein MSNLTKLEFTALDVSGKNYLSWILDAKIHLQASGHEDTIKEGNNASTQDRAKAMIFLRHHLDEGLKNEYLSEDNPLVLWNSLKERFDHQKTVILPKARYDWMHLRLQDFKSVSEYNSAIFRISSKLKLCGETITDEDLLEKTFSTFHASNVVLQQQYREKGFKKYSELISCLLVAEQNNELLMKNHAARPTGSAPFPEVNASAYRSPRGRGRGRGHGRGRGHGYGRGGNNYNHIGHNNSFKHKIHHQKWDKKEEKQENKNSGQYKHQVKNVDSKCYRCGMTGHWSRTCRTPKHLVELYQASLKENGKNIETNFVSDDDFDHSLMHNDSIDMTHLDVSDFLENNNNEN from the coding sequence ATGTCAAACCTTACAAAGCTTGAATTTACGGCACTTGATGTATCTGGAAAAAATTATCTGTCATGGATACTAGATGCAAAAATACATCTGCAAGCCTCAGGTCATGAGGACACTATTAAAGAGGGAAATAATGCCTCTACTCAAGATCGTGCAAAAGCAATGATCTTCCTTCGCCATCATCTTGATGAaggattaaaaaatgaatatctcAGTGAAGATAATCCACTTGTTCTCTGGAATAGTTTAAAAGAACGCTTCGACCATCAAAAGACTGTAATTCTTCCAAAAGCTCGTTATGACTGGATGCATTTAAGATTGCAGGATTTTAAAAGTGTTAGTGAATACAATTCTGCAATATTCCGAATTAGCTCAAAGCTAAAATTGTGTGGAGAAACAATTACTGATGaagatttattagaaaaaacatTTTCCACTTTTCATGCATCTAATGTGGTACTCCAGCAGCAGTATCGTGAGAAAGGCTTTAAGAAATATTCAGAGCTGATTTCTTGCCTTCTAGTGGCTGAGCAGAATAACGAGCTGTTAATGAAAAATCATGCGGCACGACCCACTGGTTCTGCTCCATTTCCTGAAGTAAATGCGAGCGCATATAGATCTCCTCGTGGTCGTGGTCGTGGTCGTGGCCATGGTCGTGGTCGTGGTCATGGTTATGGTCGAGGTGGAAATAATTACAACCATATCGGTCATAATAACTCCTTTAAGCATAAGATTCACCACCAGAAGTGGGATAAGAAAGAGGAGAAACAAGAAAACAAGAACAGTGGACAATACAAACATCAAGTGAAAAATGTCGATAGTAAATGTTATCGATGTGGCATGACTGGGCATTGGTCGCGTACCTGTCGTACGCCCAAACATCTTGTTGAGCTTTACCAAGCTTCCCTCAAGGAAAATGGAAAGAATATAGAAACAAATTTTGTTTCTGATGATGATTTTGACCACAGTCTGATGCATAATGACTCTATAGACATGACACATTTAGATGTTTCTGATTTTCTTGAGAACAATAATAATGAAAACTAA